Within Corallococcus exiguus, the genomic segment CAGCACCTCCACGAAGGCCATCACCTTGGGCACGTGGTGGCGCGTGGGCGGGTAGACGGCGTGCACCGGCGCGCCCGTGGAGCTCCAGTCTGGCAGCACGCGCTGGAGCCGCCCGGACGCCAGGTCCTCGATGCATTGCTGGCCCGGGATGAGCGCCACCCCGGCGCCCAATGACGTCACCGCGCGCAGCATGTCCGGCTCGTTCACCACCAGCCGCCCGGAGACCTTCACTTCGACGGAGCGCCCGCCCGCGTGCAGCGTCCAGACGTTTCCCTGCACTGACTTGCCGAAGAAGAGGCAGTCGTGCTTCGCCAGGTCCGCTGGCGCCTTCGGTGCGCCCCGCGCCTGGAGATAGCCGGGCGAAGCCACCACGAGCCACTCGATGTCCCCCAGCCGCCGTGCCATCAACGACGAGTCCGGCAGCCGGCCGGCGCGCACCGCCAGGTCGAAGCCCTCCTCCAACAGGTCCACCGCCCGGTCCGTGCAGAGCAGCTCCACCTGCACGTCCGGGTACTTCTCCATGAAGCGCGCTACCAGTGGCGCGAGGAAATGGACGGACAGGGGTGTTGTCACGCGCAGCAGGCCGTATGGCCCTGCTTGCAGGCGTGTCACCGCCAGCTCCGCGGCCTCCGCTTCCGCGACGATGCGCTCGCAGTGCGCGTAGTACGCGCGGCCCACCTCCGTCAGGTGCAGCGTGCGCGTGGTGCGCTGAAGCAGCTGCGCGCCTACTCGCTCCTCCAGCTCGGACACCTTGCGGCTCACGGTGGACTTGGGCATGCGCAGCGCCTTCGCCGCCGCCGTGAAGCTGCCCGCCTGGACCACCCGGGCGAAGATGAGGAGTTCGTTGAGGTCCATGGCCCTTCCTCGTGCAGGCGCAGGACTGTTCCAGCCGTGGAACAGTGCATCCTGTCCGTCCCGTCTAATCGGGAACGTGGGGGGCCGCTACCTTACGCCTCGTTGAAACACACCGCCGCTGCCGCGGCGCACACGACAAGGAAGACGACCATGGCCACCACCTCCTGGAACATCGACACCACGCACACGGGCATCCACTTCAGCGTCCGCCACATGGTCGTCGCGAAGGTTCGCGGCAGCTTCACGAAGTTCGGCGGCACCATCACTCTGGATGACGCGAACCCGGCGGCCTCGGCGGTCTCCGTCTCCATCGAGTCGGCGAGCATCAGCACCGGCGTTGACCAGCGCGACAACCACCTGCGCTCGCCGGACTTCTTCGACGTGGAGAAGTTCCCGGCCATCACCTTCCAGAGCACGAAGGTGGAGCCCTCCGGCAAGCACCTGAAGGTGACGGGTCAGCTCTCCATCCGCGGCATCAGCCGCGAGGTCGTCCTGGAGACCGAGCAGCTGGGCATCGCCAAGGACCCGTGGGGCAACACCAAGGCCGCGTTCGAGGCGAAGACGACCATCAACCGCAGTGACTTCGGCCTGACGTGGAACCAGGCCCTGGAAGCGGGCGGCGTGCTGGTGGGCGAGAAGATTGAAATCGCCCTCGAGGTCCAGGCCGCCCAGGCGCAGGGCGAGAAGGCGGCCTGAACCCCGAAGTGACTACTCGACGTCGAAGGACGTCAGGACGAAGTGCACGTCGGACTCCGCGCCCGAGCTGACCGTCGCGGTCGCCGGGCGCGTGATGTCCGTGGTGAAGGACACGCCCGCGGGCGCCACCAGGTCCACCTGGTAGGTGCCGGGCAGCAGGTACTTGAAGTCCGCCACGTAGCGGGTGGCCGTGCTGGCGCTGAAGGACAGCGTCTCGCGGCTGCCGTCGGCGTTGATGAGCACCGCGGAGAAGCTGGCCAGCTGCGTGGGGCCCAGGGGCAGGGACACGCTGCCCGCCTCCAGCGTCACCTCCACGTTGCCGGAGAACTCCATGTCCGCGCCCTTGATGACGGGCCGCATGACCCACTTGCCGGAGTTGCCGGCCTCCTTGCCGAAGCTCTGCGCCACGTCGAAGTCCACCAGGATGACCTTCTGGTCGTCATCGCTGGTGATGGTGACGTCCGCGTCCTTGTCGAACTTCACCTTGAGGCCGGAGCTGCTGGCGCTCGGCATCTGCAGGTCTCCGTCCACCTGGGCCCCTTCGGGCAGGCCCTCGTAGTTGGCGGAGGTGGCGAAGATGCGGCTGGTGCCGTCCTGCTTCACCTGGATGTAGCCGCCGGTGATGACGAAGCGCAGCTCCTTG encodes:
- a CDS encoding LysR family transcriptional regulator; this encodes MDLNELLIFARVVQAGSFTAAAKALRMPKSTVSRKVSELEERVGAQLLQRTTRTLHLTEVGRAYYAHCERIVAEAEAAELAVTRLQAGPYGLLRVTTPLSVHFLAPLVARFMEKYPDVQVELLCTDRAVDLLEEGFDLAVRAGRLPDSSLMARRLGDIEWLVVASPGYLQARGAPKAPADLAKHDCLFFGKSVQGNVWTLHAGGRSVEVKVSGRLVVNEPDMLRAVTSLGAGVALIPGQQCIEDLASGRLQRVLPDWSSTGAPVHAVYPPTRHHVPKVMAFVEVLREHWPHNQEAFKRAKR
- a CDS encoding YceI family protein, with the translated sequence MATTSWNIDTTHTGIHFSVRHMVVAKVRGSFTKFGGTITLDDANPAASAVSVSIESASISTGVDQRDNHLRSPDFFDVEKFPAITFQSTKVEPSGKHLKVTGQLSIRGISREVVLETEQLGIAKDPWGNTKAAFEAKTTINRSDFGLTWNQALEAGGVLVGEKIEIALEVQAAQAQGEKAA
- a CDS encoding DUF4382 domain-containing protein, with the translated sequence MKTLRHLTSTLMMATGLLFLAACGDGKAHVTLKLTDAPGDGIEKAVVTISKVYLKGSVEGEDGKGDVVLLSEPVTTDLLTLANDTADLVKDAEVPAGTYKELRFVITGGYIQVKQDGTSRIFATSANYEGLPEGAQVDGDLQMPSASSSGLKVKFDKDADVTITSDDDQKVILVDFDVAQSFGKEAGNSGKWVMRPVIKGADMEFSGNVEVTLEAGSVSLPLGPTQLASFSAVLINADGSRETLSFSASTATRYVADFKYLLPGTYQVDLVAPAGVSFTTDITRPATATVSSGAESDVHFVLTSFDVE